GACGGGAGCAGGATAGCCTTCGTTTCGGACAGGGGAGGGAACCCCGGGATTTACGTCATGAACTCGAACGGGAGCGGCGTGAGAAGGATAAGCGGCGGCGGATACTCCACCGACCCTTCGTGGTCGACGAACCCGCGCGTGAATAAAATCGCGTTCGTGAAGCTGGAGGGGGGCGGCGCCAACATCTACACCGTGAACCCGGACGGCTCGGACGAAAAGAGGCTCACGGCCGGAGGCAGGAACGAAAACCCGGCCTGGTCGCCCGACGGCCATTATATCGCGTTCAGCTCTACGAGGAGCGCCGCAAAGGACATGTACATCATGTACATGAACGGGGAGAACCAGAGGCGGCTCAGCCAGGGCGGCGGGAAGTCGTTCCCGACCTGGTGCAAGTAGGCCGGCGCGGGACGGCCTTGCCACCGGTGAGAATCGATTGAGACTCTTCATTGCAGCGCTTCTCCCGGACGAAGTGAAGTCAGCGTTCGCAGGTTACATAGCTTCGCTCCGGAAAGTCACCGAAGGCGTGAAGTGGGAAAAGGAAGAGAAGCTCCACATAACGCTTAAGTTCCTCGGCGAAACGGACGAGGCCACTGCCGGGGCGGTGTCCTTCGTTACCGGCGCGGCAGCCGGGAATTACGCCCCCTTCGAGATGAGCACCGGGAACCTCGGCGGATTCCCCGACCTTGAAAGGCCGCATATTCTTTATGCCGGCCTCTCCCAGAACCCCGGTCTTTCGGCGCTGCAAGGCGAAATCGACGAGGGACTCGAGCCCCACGGATTCGGGAGGGAGAAGAGAACGTTCGTCCCACACGTCACCATCGGGAGGGTGAACGGCAGGATGAGGACGATCGGCCCGCTCCCTATACCGGAGAAGATCCGCTTTACTGTCAGGGAAATTTCCGTAGTCGGAAGCGTCCTCGGAAAGACGGGCTCCGTTTACACGCCGGTTCGTACCTTCATTCTCGGCGGATAAGCCGCGGGTTCTTTCCGTTCCTCGCCGCC
The Thermodesulfobacteriota bacterium genome window above contains:
- the thpR gene encoding RNA 2',3'-cyclic phosphodiesterase, with the translated sequence MRLFIAALLPDEVKSAFAGYIASLRKVTEGVKWEKEEKLHITLKFLGETDEATAGAVSFVTGAAAGNYAPFEMSTGNLGGFPDLERPHILYAGLSQNPGLSALQGEIDEGLEPHGFGREKRTFVPHVTIGRVNGRMRTIGPLPIPEKIRFTVREISVVGSVLGKTGSVYTPVRTFILGG